The following proteins come from a genomic window of Paucimonas lemoignei:
- the moaD gene encoding molybdopterin synthase subunit MoaD, whose protein sequence is MSVNVQYFARYRETLGLDGEQVEGTFASIDALRLHLVGREGVWQVLAEQSLMCARNQELCSLDEPLEAGDEVAFFPTVTGG, encoded by the coding sequence ATGAGCGTCAACGTCCAGTATTTCGCTCGTTACCGGGAAACCCTCGGCCTGGATGGTGAGCAGGTGGAAGGCACGTTTGCCAGCATTGATGCCCTACGCCTTCATCTGGTGGGGCGCGAAGGCGTCTGGCAAGTACTGGCCGAGCAAAGCCTGATGTGTGCCCGCAATCAGGAGCTGTGCTCGCTGGACGAACCGCTTGAGGCTGGCGATGAAGTGGCGTTTTTCCCGACTGTCACGGGAGGCTGA
- the moaC gene encoding molybdenum cofactor biosynthesis protein MoaC has translation MLTHLDSQGRANMVDVTDKAVTSREAVAEALIRMLPETLQMIVSGGHPKGDVFAVARIAGIQAAKKTSDLIPLCHPLMLTSVKVELSAEGEDAVRIVARCKLAGQTGVEMEALTAASVAALTIYDMCKAVDRGMVIENVRLLEKLGGKSGHFVADAPEAQ, from the coding sequence GTGCTCACTCATCTCGATTCCCAAGGTCGCGCCAATATGGTCGACGTCACCGATAAAGCCGTGACGTCCCGTGAAGCGGTGGCCGAAGCGTTAATACGTATGTTGCCTGAAACGCTGCAAATGATCGTCAGCGGTGGTCATCCCAAAGGAGATGTGTTTGCCGTGGCGCGTATTGCCGGTATTCAGGCGGCCAAGAAAACCAGTGATCTGATCCCGCTGTGCCACCCGTTGATGCTGACCAGCGTCAAGGTCGAGCTCAGTGCCGAAGGCGAAGACGCGGTGCGGATTGTCGCCCGCTGCAAGCTCGCCGGGCAGACCGGCGTGGAAATGGAAGCGCTCACCGCCGCCAGCGTCGCCGCATTGACTATCTATGACATGTGCAAGGCGGTGGATCGCGGCATGGTCATTGAAAACGTTCGTCTGCTGGAAAAACTCGGCGGCAAGAGCGGGCATTTCGTTGCTGATGCACCGGAGGCGCAATGA
- the phoH gene encoding PhoH family protein, with the protein MDDHGRTPSTNQPILYVLDTNVLIHDPNALLNFEEHRVAIPMTVLEELDKLKAGKHSVAAECRQAIRLIDKTLGEATPEEVERGVPIDRGTGVFKGYLSILMSKREEPNSLLPEHLNDNIIINQLIDLHARDKDLRLVLVTKDINMRLKARACGIAAEDYSTDQLVDDVSMLSRGYHTMTGSFWDRVAKVDTRQDHGRTWHRVQMTEMLPSVHINEFIIDEQGFVGWVKGVKPDELLILDMHQEPLLHQEAWGLKPRDIYQGLALFALLDPDIHLVNLSGAAGSGKTILALAAAIEQTMVSKRYRRIIATRSVQGLDQEIGFLPGTEAEKMEPWLGAITDNLEALHMDDENTHGSVDYILSKVPLQFKSLNYIRGRSFQQSLILIDECQNLTPHQMKTIITRAGAGSKVVCLGNLAQIDTPYLSATSSGLTYLTERFKDFPNGVHISLQGVPRSILAEYAESHL; encoded by the coding sequence ATGGATGATCACGGACGCACCCCCTCTACTAACCAGCCAATCCTTTACGTGCTCGATACAAATGTACTGATCCACGATCCCAATGCCTTGCTGAATTTCGAAGAACACCGCGTTGCCATCCCCATGACCGTGCTTGAGGAGCTGGACAAGCTCAAGGCCGGCAAGCACTCCGTGGCTGCCGAGTGTCGCCAGGCCATCCGCCTGATCGACAAGACTCTGGGTGAAGCCACGCCCGAAGAGGTGGAGCGGGGCGTGCCGATCGACCGTGGCACCGGCGTCTTCAAAGGTTACCTGTCCATCCTGATGAGCAAACGCGAGGAGCCCAACAGCCTTCTGCCTGAGCATTTGAACGACAACATCATCATTAACCAATTGATTGACCTGCATGCGCGCGACAAGGACTTGCGCCTGGTGCTGGTCACCAAAGACATCAACATGCGCCTCAAGGCCCGCGCCTGCGGGATCGCCGCCGAGGATTACAGCACTGACCAGTTAGTCGACGACGTGTCGATGCTGTCCCGTGGTTACCACACCATGACCGGTTCCTTCTGGGACCGCGTCGCCAAGGTCGATACCCGTCAGGATCACGGCCGCACCTGGCACCGCGTGCAAATGACCGAAATGCTGCCGTCGGTACACATCAACGAGTTCATCATCGACGAGCAAGGCTTCGTGGGCTGGGTCAAGGGCGTCAAGCCTGACGAGTTGCTGATCCTGGACATGCACCAGGAGCCACTGCTGCATCAGGAAGCCTGGGGCCTCAAACCTCGGGATATTTACCAGGGCCTGGCACTGTTCGCCTTGCTGGATCCGGACATTCACCTGGTCAACCTGTCCGGCGCGGCAGGTTCCGGCAAGACCATTCTTGCGCTGGCCGCTGCCATCGAGCAGACCATGGTCAGCAAACGTTATCGGCGCATCATCGCTACGCGTAGCGTGCAGGGGCTCGACCAGGAGATCGGCTTCCTGCCCGGCACCGAAGCGGAAAAAATGGAGCCATGGCTTGGCGCAATCACCGACAACCTCGAAGCCTTGCACATGGATGACGAAAACACCCATGGCAGCGTGGACTACATCCTCAGCAAGGTGCCGCTGCAGTTCAAATCCCTCAACTACATTCGGGGCCGTAGTTTCCAGCAAAGCCTGATTTTGATCGACGAATGCCAGAACCTCACCCCGCACCAGATGAAAACCATCATCACCCGTGCCGGTGCCGGTTCCAAAGTGGTGTGTCTGGGCAACCTGGCGCAGATCGATACCCCTTACCTGTCGGCCACCAGTTCCGGCCTGACCTACCTGACGGAGCGCTTCAAAGACTTCCCCAACGGCGTGCACATCTCCCTGCAAGGCGTGCCACGCTCCATCCTGGCTGAATATGCGGAATCGCATTTGTAG
- a CDS encoding polysaccharide deacetylase, which produces MRIFLAVCACLFWVQAHAALPPVATIDRSTWPERLESPDLFDVASRAQILGFAHQLLLSESLDEDGLKRRLGLRYINVPTLNLVRNRLWTRLLDNYQNAQKSCEQDASFCVLVEDMDQLRQRATEYTIAADSFYANWAAPSAAFNERYLNELLYQAALFPQTSSEIALYNSDELSGDAMADRTFQLNFEGGPTGADGGTDWLADFMRQQKMNATFFVLGKRLQERLEAGSAAALQSLYRLQCVGIQGWEYRSHSQWLDWQHSVQRSAGLTQQLLPDNYIPLFRPPYGHRRADSGQFFRDQDLRVSLWNIDAQDANGRLTSEQISDRVISLMLLWRRGTVVFHDASAKVQSAVPLLLANTAQSELIWDDCHNIPERPAG; this is translated from the coding sequence TTGCGTATTTTTCTGGCAGTTTGCGCGTGTCTGTTCTGGGTTCAAGCCCATGCGGCTTTACCACCGGTGGCAACGATTGATCGCAGCACCTGGCCGGAGCGGCTGGAGAGCCCTGATCTGTTCGATGTTGCCTCCCGGGCGCAGATCCTCGGTTTTGCCCATCAGCTATTACTGAGCGAAAGCCTCGACGAAGACGGCCTCAAGCGTCGATTGGGCCTGCGCTACATCAATGTGCCGACGCTGAATCTGGTGCGTAACCGGCTGTGGACGCGCCTGCTGGATAACTATCAGAACGCGCAAAAGAGCTGCGAACAGGATGCCTCGTTCTGCGTCCTGGTCGAAGACATGGACCAACTGCGCCAGCGCGCCACCGAGTACACCATCGCCGCCGACTCGTTCTACGCCAACTGGGCCGCGCCGAGTGCTGCCTTTAATGAGCGCTATCTGAATGAGCTTTTGTACCAGGCGGCACTGTTCCCGCAGACCAGCAGCGAAATCGCCCTCTATAACTCGGATGAGCTGAGCGGCGATGCGATGGCCGACCGAACCTTCCAGCTCAATTTTGAAGGCGGCCCTACTGGGGCTGACGGCGGCACTGACTGGCTCGCTGACTTCATGCGTCAGCAAAAGATGAACGCCACCTTCTTCGTGCTGGGCAAAAGGCTGCAGGAGCGCCTTGAGGCCGGATCGGCCGCAGCCTTGCAGTCTTTGTATCGCCTGCAATGCGTGGGCATCCAGGGTTGGGAATACCGCTCCCACAGCCAGTGGCTGGACTGGCAGCATTCCGTGCAGCGCAGCGCCGGGCTGACCCAGCAGTTGTTGCCAGACAACTACATTCCGCTGTTCCGCCCACCCTACGGTCACCGACGCGCCGACAGCGGCCAGTTCTTCCGCGATCAGGACCTGCGGGTGTCGCTGTGGAATATCGACGCTCAGGACGCTAACGGCCGGCTGACATCCGAGCAGATCAGCGACCGGGTAATCAGCCTGATGTTGCTGTGGCGGCGGGGCACCGTGGTGTTCCACGACGCAAGCGCAAAGGTGCAATCGGCGGTGCCATTGCTGCTGGCCAATACCGCGCAAAGTGAGTTGATCTGGGACGATTGCCACAATATCCCTGAAAGGCCCGCAGGCTAA
- the yaaA gene encoding YaaA-like protein has product MLMVISPAKTLDFETPPTTERFTQPQYLDHSQELITQLRELTPAQIGELMHLSDKLSGLNAARFGSWNPAFTPENAKQALLAFKGDVYTGLQAETLSEKQLSYAQDHLRMLSGLYGLLRPLDLMQPYRLEMGTKLANGRGKDLYAFWGTRISEWLNQALAEQGDDLLLNLASNEYFSAVKRSALNAQIIDTEFKDLKNGQYKIISFYAKKARGMMSRFVITEQINTPNALKEFDMNGYRYSSEQSSDTKLVFLRDAAEE; this is encoded by the coding sequence ATGCTGATGGTGATTTCCCCAGCCAAGACCCTCGATTTCGAAACTCCGCCGACTACCGAGCGCTTCACTCAGCCGCAGTATCTGGATCACTCCCAGGAGTTGATTACCCAGCTACGTGAGCTGACGCCAGCGCAGATCGGCGAATTGATGCACCTCTCCGACAAGCTCTCGGGCCTCAACGCAGCGCGCTTCGGCAGCTGGAACCCGGCGTTCACCCCGGAAAACGCCAAGCAGGCGCTGCTGGCCTTCAAAGGCGATGTGTACACCGGCTTGCAGGCCGAAACCCTCAGCGAAAAACAACTCAGCTACGCCCAGGATCACCTGCGCATGCTCTCCGGGCTTTATGGCCTGTTGCGGCCGCTGGATCTGATGCAGCCTTATCGCCTGGAAATGGGCACCAAGCTGGCCAACGGTCGCGGTAAAGACCTGTATGCCTTCTGGGGCACCCGCATCAGCGAGTGGCTCAACCAAGCGCTTGCCGAACAGGGTGATGACCTGCTGCTGAACCTGGCGTCCAACGAATACTTCTCGGCGGTCAAGCGTTCGGCACTCAACGCGCAGATCATCGACACCGAGTTCAAAGACCTGAAAAACGGCCAGTACAAAATCATCAGTTTCTACGCCAAGAAGGCACGCGGCATGATGAGCCGCTTCGTGATTACCGAGCAGATCAACACCCCGAATGCCTTGAAAGAGTTCGACATGAACGGCTATCGCTACAGCAGCGAACAGTCCTCTGATACCAAATTAGTGTTCTTGCGTGACGCTGCTGAAGAGTGA
- the algD gene encoding GDP-mannose 6-dehydrogenase yields the protein MRISIFGLGYVGAVCAGCLSARGHDVVGVDISSAKIDLINSGKSPIVEPGLGELLDQGIRTGKLRGTTDFSEAIRATDLSMICVGTPSKKNGDLELDYIEAVCREIGFVLREKDSRHTVVIRSTVLPGTVANVVIPILEDCSGKKAGVDFGVAVNPEFLRESTAIKDYDHPPMTVIGEFDKASGDVLQSLYEELDAPIIRKDIAVAEMIKYTCNVWHATKVTFANEIGNIAKACGVDGREVMEVVCQDKQLNLSQYYMRPGFAFGGSCLPKDVRALTYRAGSLDVEAPLLNSLMRSNVSQVQNAFDIVAAHDTRKVALLGLSFKAGTDDLRESPLVELAEMLIGKGFELSIFDSNVEYARVHGSNKEYIESKIPHVSSLLNSDFDQVINDSDVIILGNRDERFRALADKAPAGKHVVDLVGFMTTTTSENERAEGICW from the coding sequence ATGCGTATCAGCATCTTTGGTTTGGGTTATGTCGGTGCAGTCTGTGCCGGTTGCCTTTCTGCGCGGGGTCATGATGTTGTTGGTGTGGATATCTCTAGCGCCAAGATCGACCTTATCAATAGCGGTAAATCGCCTATCGTCGAACCCGGTCTGGGCGAGCTTCTGGACCAGGGTATCCGTACCGGCAAACTGCGTGGCACCACGGACTTTTCCGAGGCCATCCGCGCCACTGATCTGTCGATGATCTGCGTCGGTACGCCGAGCAAGAAAAACGGCGATCTGGAACTCGATTACATTGAAGCCGTGTGCCGCGAAATCGGTTTTGTGCTGCGTGAGAAAGACTCGCGTCACACCGTGGTTATTCGCAGTACCGTTTTGCCGGGCACTGTTGCCAACGTTGTCATCCCGATCCTGGAAGACTGCTCCGGCAAGAAAGCCGGTGTTGATTTCGGCGTTGCAGTGAACCCTGAGTTCCTGCGTGAAAGCACCGCGATCAAAGACTACGATCACCCGCCGATGACCGTTATCGGTGAGTTCGACAAGGCTTCCGGCGACGTGCTGCAGTCCCTGTACGAAGAACTCGATGCACCGATCATCCGCAAGGACATCGCTGTTGCCGAGATGATCAAGTACACCTGCAACGTGTGGCACGCCACCAAGGTCACCTTCGCCAACGAAATCGGCAACATCGCCAAAGCGTGCGGCGTTGATGGTCGTGAAGTGATGGAAGTGGTCTGCCAGGACAAGCAATTGAACCTGTCGCAGTACTACATGCGCCCAGGCTTCGCGTTCGGCGGCTCATGCCTGCCTAAAGACGTTCGCGCCCTGACCTACCGTGCTGGCAGCCTGGACGTTGAAGCACCACTGCTCAACTCCCTGATGCGCAGCAACGTGTCCCAGGTGCAGAACGCTTTCGACATCGTGGCTGCTCACGACACTCGCAAAGTCGCCCTGCTGGGTCTGAGCTTCAAAGCCGGTACTGACGACCTGCGTGAAAGCCCGCTGGTAGAGCTGGCTGAAATGCTGATCGGTAAAGGCTTCGAGCTGAGCATCTTTGACAGCAATGTCGAATACGCTCGCGTTCATGGTTCCAACAAGGAATACATCGAATCGAAGATCCCTCACGTGTCGTCCCTGCTCAACTCGGACTTCGACCAGGTGATCAATGATTCCGATGTGATCATCCTGGGCAACCGCGACGAGCGCTTCCGCGCCCTGGCCGACAAGGCTCCAGCGGGCAAGCACGTTGTCGATCTGGTGGGCTTCATGACCACCACGACCAGCGAGAACGAGCGTGCTGAAGGTATTTGCTGGTAA
- a CDS encoding glycosyl transferase, whose amino-acid sequence MHRLKHGLLQAAGWLFYLSLLGALATALPTSIFDSQSKNFIFLIGAVGIWRYSMGITHFVRGMIFLYIVYPHLRRKVRKLGTSADPSHVFLMVTSFRIDALTTAQVYSSVIREAIECGFPTTVVCSLVEMSDELLVKAMWEKANPPEHVKLDFVRIAGTGKRDGLAFGFRAISRHMPDDRAVVAVIDGDTVLAEGVVRKTVPWFQLFGNVGGLTTNEFCEVRGGYIMSEWHKLRFAQRHINMCSMALSKRVLTMTGRMSVFRATVVTDPEFIRDVESDSLHHWRLGTFRFLTGDDKSSWFSLMRLGYDTFYVPDAAIHTVEHPPEKSFLKASRKLMYRWYGNNLRQNSRALGLGVRRLGLFTSVVLFDQRVSMWTSILGLTVAIIASFKYGGMFILMYLLWIGITRLILTLLLSCSGHRIGPAYPIILYYNQIVGALMKIYVFFRLDRQSWTRQDTKLSRDMASFQGWFNTWSSRTMTFSAGTIFVAVLLTMV is encoded by the coding sequence ATGCACAGGCTAAAGCATGGCCTTTTACAGGCTGCAGGTTGGCTGTTTTATTTAAGTTTATTAGGGGCACTCGCGACAGCGCTGCCCACAAGTATCTTTGACTCACAGTCCAAGAACTTTATTTTCCTGATTGGCGCTGTGGGTATCTGGCGCTATTCGATGGGTATCACGCATTTTGTGCGTGGAATGATCTTTCTCTACATCGTATACCCGCACTTGCGTCGCAAAGTTCGTAAACTGGGCACATCGGCGGACCCGTCTCACGTGTTCCTGATGGTCACCAGTTTTCGTATCGATGCGCTGACCACCGCTCAGGTGTACAGCTCGGTGATTCGCGAAGCCATTGAATGCGGCTTCCCGACCACCGTGGTCTGTTCCCTGGTGGAAATGTCTGACGAACTGCTGGTCAAGGCGATGTGGGAAAAGGCCAACCCGCCTGAACACGTCAAGCTGGACTTCGTGCGCATCGCCGGTACCGGCAAGCGTGACGGCCTGGCCTTTGGCTTCCGCGCGATCTCCCGGCACATGCCTGATGATCGCGCTGTCGTGGCGGTCATCGACGGTGACACCGTGCTGGCTGAAGGCGTGGTCCGCAAGACCGTTCCGTGGTTCCAGTTGTTCGGCAATGTCGGCGGCCTGACCACCAACGAGTTCTGCGAAGTACGCGGCGGCTACATCATGAGCGAGTGGCACAAACTGCGCTTCGCCCAGCGTCACATCAACATGTGCTCCATGGCCCTGTCCAAGCGCGTCTTGACCATGACCGGGCGTATGTCGGTGTTCCGCGCCACTGTCGTGACCGACCCTGAATTCATTCGCGACGTTGAAAGCGATTCTCTGCACCACTGGCGCCTGGGCACTTTCCGGTTCCTGACCGGCGATGACAAATCCAGCTGGTTCAGCCTGATGCGCCTGGGTTACGACACGTTCTACGTGCCGGATGCCGCGATCCACACGGTTGAACACCCGCCGGAAAAAAGCTTCCTCAAGGCCAGCCGCAAACTGATGTATCGCTGGTACGGCAACAACCTGCGCCAGAACTCGCGTGCACTGGGTCTGGGCGTGCGTCGCCTGGGTCTGTTCACCAGCGTGGTGCTGTTCGATCAGCGCGTGTCCATGTGGACATCGATTCTGGGCCTGACCGTCGCGATCATCGCCAGCTTCAAGTACGGCGGCATGTTCATCCTCATGTACCTGCTGTGGATCGGCATTACCCGCCTGATTCTGACCCTGCTGCTGTCCTGTTCGGGCCACCGGATCGGGCCTGCCTACCCGATCATTCTTTATTACAACCAGATCGTTGGCGCGCTGATGAAGATCTATGTGTTCTTCCGCCTCGACCGCCAGTCGTGGACGCGTCAGGACACCAAACTCAGCCGTGACATGGCCAGCTTTCAAGGCTGGTTCAACACATGGTCGTCTCGGACCATGACTTTCTCGGCTGGCACCATCTTCGTCGCCGTGCTGTTGACGATGGTTTGA
- a CDS encoding alginate biosynthesis protein Alg44: protein MNTAVNANVVHESEAQRQHARVKIPAKLRLLNGAPNAPLVRIEDLSAGGLAYIAPAQQRPAIGEVIKARLQFLIDNLGLAMDVELQVRSLDAATGRVGCQFQNLEAQDIATLRHLITSHLSGDIVTMGEVLATLQRDNFTKARKVKGDGSGMTAMGRLRAVTFSLGIFIVGLAAFGFIFKTVYGLYFVSHASAGLVSLPSMDVTMPREGTVQSLVAVNTPVAKGAPMASFNTSMLEMLKGSLNGDDLQPAKIEELYGKQMAGTLTSPCDCVIAKQLVADGQFAAKGQVIFQLVPRNTAANVEARFTYRQFNDVKPGTSVNFTVAGDDTVRTGKIISSTNLNDADLATDIRVQIKPDEVLDASLAGRPVDVTSDRGPSMNWLIDKAMAAGL from the coding sequence ATGAATACAGCCGTGAATGCAAACGTCGTCCATGAATCCGAAGCCCAGCGCCAACACGCGCGGGTCAAAATCCCGGCCAAGCTGCGCCTGCTCAATGGCGCGCCGAATGCGCCCCTGGTGCGCATCGAAGACTTGTCCGCCGGTGGTCTGGCCTACATCGCCCCCGCCCAGCAGCGCCCGGCCATTGGTGAAGTGATCAAGGCGCGCCTTCAGTTCCTGATCGACAACCTTGGCCTGGCCATGGATGTGGAATTGCAAGTGCGCAGCCTCGACGCCGCCACCGGCCGCGTCGGCTGCCAGTTCCAGAATCTGGAAGCCCAGGACATCGCGACCCTGCGCCACCTGATCACCTCGCACCTGTCTGGCGACATCGTCACCATGGGTGAAGTGCTCGCCACTCTGCAGCGCGACAACTTCACCAAGGCGCGCAAGGTCAAGGGCGACGGCAGCGGCATGACCGCCATGGGCCGTCTGCGTGCCGTGACCTTCAGCCTGGGCATCTTCATTGTCGGCCTGGCCGCATTCGGCTTTATCTTCAAGACGGTCTACGGCCTGTACTTCGTCAGCCACGCCTCGGCGGGTCTGGTGTCGTTGCCTTCGATGGACGTGACCATGCCCCGTGAAGGCACCGTGCAAAGCCTGGTAGCGGTCAACACCCCGGTCGCCAAAGGCGCACCGATGGCCTCGTTCAACACCAGCATGCTGGAAATGCTCAAGGGCAGCCTGAACGGCGACGACCTGCAACCGGCGAAAATCGAAGAGCTGTACGGCAAGCAAATGGCCGGCACTCTGACCAGCCCTTGTGATTGCGTGATCGCCAAGCAATTGGTGGCAGACGGTCAGTTCGCGGCCAAAGGCCAAGTGATCTTCCAGTTGGTGCCGCGCAACACTGCCGCCAATGTTGAAGCACGCTTCACCTATCGCCAGTTCAACGACGTCAAGCCAGGCACCAGCGTGAACTTCACCGTTGCGGGCGACGACACCGTGCGCACCGGCAAGATCATCAGCAGCACCAACCTGAACGACGCCGACCTGGCCACCGACATCCGAGTGCAGATCAAGCCTGACGAAGTGCTCGACGCTTCCCTGGCTGGCCGCCCGGTTGATGTGACCAGCGACCGCGGCCCGTCGATGAACTGGCTGATCGATAAAGCCATGGCGGCGGGTCTCTAA
- a CDS encoding Sel1 repeat-containing protein, protein MSLAVAIGLTGCAGLPDQRLANEALKYGDTALAEQNYRQLADLGYSDAQVGLADIAVQSGDPQRIKEAEATYRAAAETSPRAQARLGRLLAAKPGATEAEHHEAEDLLKKAFASGDTSSLTPLAMLYLQYPHSFPNVNAQQKINQWRAEGYPEAGLAQVLLYRTQGTYDQHLDDIEKICKAAINSVDICYVELTTVYQKRNQTEQRAALIEQLRSAYAIGSVDAQRVDSVARVLGDSTIGTPDEKTAQQLLEQVAPGYPVSWVTLAKLLYDFPELGDVNKMMEYLDNGRAADQPRAELLLGRLYYEGKWVPANSQKAEEHLKKAAGSEISAHYYLGQIYRRGYLGQVYSQKALDELLTAARGGQNSADFAIAQLFSQGKGTMPNPVNAWVFSQLAVQQPAPTPAATELAQQLSAALPPEKLATAQRLLQQEQNVRGATSQNALALQALKEDDGEEKPL, encoded by the coding sequence TTGAGCCTGGCCGTTGCCATCGGCCTGACCGGCTGTGCCGGTCTGCCGGATCAACGCCTGGCCAATGAAGCCCTGAAATACGGTGACACCGCTTTGGCTGAGCAGAACTATCGGCAACTGGCGGACCTGGGCTACAGCGATGCACAGGTTGGCCTGGCAGATATTGCCGTGCAAAGTGGTGATCCGCAGCGCATCAAGGAAGCCGAGGCGACCTACCGTGCCGCGGCCGAAACCTCGCCGCGCGCCCAGGCTCGCCTGGGTCGCCTGCTGGCGGCCAAGCCGGGCGCCACCGAGGCTGAGCACCATGAAGCCGAAGATTTGCTGAAGAAGGCGTTCGCCAGTGGCGACACCTCTTCGCTGACCCCGCTGGCCATGCTCTATCTGCAATACCCGCACTCGTTCCCCAACGTGAATGCGCAGCAGAAGATCAACCAGTGGCGCGCCGAAGGTTATCCGGAAGCCGGTCTGGCTCAGGTGCTGCTGTATCGCACTCAGGGCACCTACGACCAGCATCTGGATGACATCGAAAAGATCTGCAAAGCGGCCATCAACAGCGTCGACATCTGCTACGTCGAGCTGACCACCGTTTACCAGAAGCGCAACCAGACTGAACAACGTGCCGCGCTCATCGAACAACTGCGCAGCGCCTACGCCATCGGCAGTGTCGATGCGCAACGGGTCGACAGCGTGGCTCGGGTGCTGGGCGATTCGACCATCGGGACCCCGGATGAAAAGACCGCGCAGCAATTGCTGGAGCAGGTCGCACCGGGCTACCCCGTTTCCTGGGTAACCCTGGCCAAACTGCTTTACGACTTCCCTGAACTGGGCGACGTCAACAAGATGATGGAGTACCTGGACAACGGTCGTGCAGCGGATCAACCCCGCGCCGAGCTGCTGCTGGGTCGCCTGTATTACGAAGGCAAATGGGTTCCGGCCAATTCGCAAAAGGCCGAAGAGCACCTGAAAAAAGCCGCCGGCAGCGAAATCTCCGCGCACTACTACCTGGGCCAGATCTACCGCCGTGGTTACCTCGGCCAGGTCTACTCGCAAAAGGCTCTGGACGAACTGCTGACCGCCGCACGTGGCGGCCAGAACAGCGCCGACTTTGCCATCGCTCAACTGTTTTCCCAAGGCAAGGGCACCATGCCCAACCCGGTCAACGCCTGGGTGTTCAGCCAACTGGCTGTGCAACAACCCGCGCCGACCCCGGCTGCCACCGAACTCGCGCAGCAACTGAGCGCAGCACTACCGCCAGAAAAGCTCGCCACCGCCCAACGGCTGTTGCAACAAGAGCAGAACGTGCGGGGCGCAACCAGCCAGAACGCGCTGGCCCTGCAAGCCCTGAAAGAAGATGACGGCGAGGAAAAACCACTATGA